One genomic window of Limanda limanda chromosome 16, fLimLim1.1, whole genome shotgun sequence includes the following:
- the slc35a5 gene encoding UDP-sugar transporter protein SLC35A5 — protein MVRCQSCPSRCSRSSAYTLALGLGFVVLGTSRILLLKFSANAENKYDFLPASVNLLAEAIKLIFCLVMSVRVIVREGRSCRDLGCSSSSSFLSSLKWAIPAFLYFLDNLIIFFVMTYLQPAMAVLFSNFVILTTAVLFRIVLKRRLSWVQWAALVVLFFSIVSLTTGSGSSQNAVAVHSLHFNPLTPPSNSCLLYTQLLEQMRNSSVNDTWASSPSVQLWRNRIVGKLQSFGVGHVLLLLQCIISSMANIYNEKIFKEGDQLTESIFIQNSKLYGFGVVFNALTLGLGSEARGLTAHCGLLHGHNLYSLGLVLVTAALGLSVAFILKFRDNMFHVLTGQITTVLVTTVSLFLFDFRPSLDFFLQAPVVLLAIFIYNASRPKDLEYTLQQEKLRVINGEVFERSRGDGEELELLTKPNTDSESEDESL, from the exons ATGGTGCGCTGCCAGTCCTGCCCCAGTCGGTGCTCCCGCTCCTCGGCCTACACGCTCGCCCTCGGCCTGGGCTTCGTGGTTCTGGGGACCAGTCGCATCCTGCTGCTCAAATTCTCTGCCAACGCAG agaACAAGTATGATTTCCTCCCGGCGTCTGTCAATCTGCTCGCTGAGGCCATCAAGCTGATCTTCTGTCTGGTTATGTCCGTCAGGGTCATAGTTCGGG AGGGTCGATCCTGCAGAGATCTgggctgctcctccagctcctccttccTCAGCTCGCTGAAGTGGGCCATCCCTGCGTTCCTCTACTTCCTGGACAACCTCATCATCTTCTTTGTGATGACCTACCTTCAGCCT GCGATGGCAGTGTTGTTCTCCAACTTTGTGATCCTCACCACGGCCGTACTCTTCAGAATAGTTTTGAA gAGGCGCCTGTCCTGGGTTCAGTGGGCAGCGTTAGtcgtcctcttcttctccatcgTGTCCTTGACGACGGGATCAGGAAGCAGCCAAAACGCCGTCGCTGTGCACAGCCTCCACTTCAACCCCCTGACCCCCCCCTCCAACTCCTGCCTGCTGTacacacagctgctggagcAGATGAGGAACAGCAG CGTCAACGACACGTGGGCGTCGTCCCCGTCCGTCCAGCTGTGGAGGAACAGGATTGTGGGGAAGCTTCAGTCTTTTGGCGTCGGtcacgtgctgctgctgctccagtgcATCATCTCCTCCATGGCCAACATCTACAACGAGAAGATCTTCAAAGAGGGCGACCAGCTGACCGAGAGCATCTTCATCCAGAACAGCAAACT ATACGGCTTCGGTGTGGTGTTCAATGCTCTGACGCTCGGGCTGGGCAGTGAAGCCCGAGGCCTGACCGCTCACTGTGGCCTCCTCCATGGTCACAACCTCTACTCCCTGGGCCTGGTGCTGGTCACTG CCGCCCTGGGTTTATCTGTGGCTTTCATCTTGAAGTTCAGAGACAACATGTTCCACGTGCTGACGGGACAGATCACCACCGTGCTCGTCACCAccgtctccctcttcctcttcgacTTCCGCCCTTCGCTGGACTTCTTCCTCCAGGCGCCCGTGGTGCTGCTGGCCATCTTTATCTACAACGCCAGCCGGCCCAAGGACCTGGAGTACACCCTGCAGCAGGAAAAGCTGCGGGTGATCAACGGAGAGGTGTTCGAGAGGTCCAGAGGG GACGGTGAAGAACTGGAGCTCCTGACGAAGCCCAACACAGACAGCGAGTCTGAGGACGAGTCTTTGTAG